Sequence from the Nocardiopsis sp. YSL2 genome:
CGCTACGTCGCCGGCGCCTCCGGTCTTCCCTTCGCCGTGCTGCGCGGCTACAGCGGCACCGACCTGGTGGCGCACAACCCGAACATCAAGTCCATCGCCTGCCCCTTCACCGGGCAGGAGCTCGCCGCGGTCCCCGCGCTCAACCCCGACGTCACCATCGTGCACGCCCAGCGCGCCGACGCCGACGGCAACGTCCAGCTGTGGGGCATCACCGGCATCCAGAAGGAGGCCGCCCTGGCGGCCGAGCGGGTCCTGGTCACCGTCGAGGAGGTCGTGGACACCCTCGACCCCGTCCCCGGGCAGGTGATCCTGCCCGGGCGCGTGGTCACCGCCGTCAGCCCGGTCCCCGGCGGAGCCGCGCCCTCCTACGCGCACGGGTACTACGAGCGCGACAACGACGCCTACAAGGCCTGGGACGCGATCGGCCGCGACCGCGCCGCCTTCACCGCCTGGCTGGAGCGGCTCACGGGCGAGGCGTCCAGCACCAGTCCTCAGCCCGCGGGGAGGGCCCTGTGACCACCGTGACCTGGACCGCCGACGAGATCATGACGGTCACCGCGGCGCGCTCGCTGCGCGACCGGATGGCCTGCTTCGTCGGCATCGGCCTGCCCAGCACCGCCGCGAACGTCGCACGGCGCACGCACGCGCCCGGACTGTGGATGATCTACGAGTCCGGGACGCTCGGCGCCGTCCCCGACCACCTGCCGCTGTCCATCGGCGACGGGATCCTGGCCGAGACCGCCGACACGGTGGTGTCCGTGCCCGAGGTGTTCAACTACTGGCTCCAGCCGGGGCGGATCGACGTGGGCTTCCTCGGTGCCGCCCAGATCGACCGGTACGCCAACATCAACACCACGGTGATCGGCGACTACGACGCCCCGAAAGTGCGCCTGCCCGGGGCCGGCGGCGCTCCGGAGATCGCCGCCTCCTGCCGCGAGGTGGTGGTCATCATGCGCCAGAGCACACGGGCGTTCGTCGACCGCGTCGACTTCGTGACCTCGGTCGGCCACGGGGCCGGACCGGGCGACCGCGAGCGGCTCGGGCTCACGGGGGCGGGGCCGACGCGCGTCATCACCGACCTCGGCGTCATGGAGCCCCACCCCGAGACCAGGGAACTCGTCCTGACCGGCGTGCACCCGGGTGTGGACACGGCGGCGGTCAGGGAGGCGACCGGGTGGGACCTGAAGGTCTCCGAGGACCTCGTGCGCACCCCGGAGCCGACCACGGAGGAGCTCGCGGTGCTGCGGGAGCTGACCGGGTCGGCCTGAGCCGGGAGCGCCCGACTAGGATACCTAACACTGTTAGGTTCAACATCGCCCGCGACCGGCCCCGCGCCGGCCGCGCCACACCCTGGAGGCCCACGGTGACCGACGCCTACATCCTCGACGCCGTCCGCACCCCCTTCGGCAAGTTCGGCGGCGCCCTGTCCGGCGTGCGCCCCGACGACCTCGCCGCGCACGTGCTCTCGTCGCTGGCCGACCGCAACAGCGCCGACCCCGCCGCCTACGACGAGGTCTACCTCGGCAACGCCAACGGCGCCGGCGAGGAGAACCGCAACGTCGCCCGCATGGCCGCGCTCCTGGCCGGCCTGCCCACCGGCCTGCCCGGAGCCACCGTCAACCGGCTGTGCGGATCCGGCCTGGAGGCCGTCGTCCAGGCCGCCCGTACGGTGGAGACCGGCGACGCGAGCCTGACCCTGGCCGGGGGAGTGGAGTCCATGAGCCGGGCCCCCTGGGTCCTGCCCAAGCCCGCCAAGGGCTTCCCCGCCACCGACGCCACGCTGCACTCCACCACCCTGGGCTGGCGCATGGTGAACCCGGCGATGCCCGACCAGTGGACGATCTCGCTGGGAGAGAGCACCGAGCGGCTGGCCGCGAAGTTCGGCATCGACCGCGCCGAACAGGACGCCTTCGCCCTGGCCAGCCACACCAAGGCCGCCCGTGCCTGGGCCGAAGGGATCTTCGACGGCCAGATCGTCCAGGTCCCCGGCGCCGAACTGGAGCGCGACGAGTGCATCCGGGCGACCACCGCCGACAAGCTCGCCGGGCTCAAGACCTCCTTCCGCGCCGAGGGCACCGTCACCGCGGGCAACGCCTCGCCGCTCAACGACGGCGCCGCGGGCCTGGTCATCGGCGACCGCCGGGGCGCCGAGGCCGCCGGGCTGGAGCCCATGGCCCGCATCGCCGGTCGCGGCACGGCCGGCGTCGACCCCGACGTGTTCGGCATCGGTCCCGTCCAGGCCGCCGAGACCGCGCTGCGGCGCGCCGGTATCGGCTGGGGCGACCTGTCGGTGGTCGAACTCAACGAGGCCTTCGCCGCCCAGTCGCTCGCCTGCCTGCGCGGCTGGCCGGACCTCGACCCCGCCATCGTCAACCCGCACGGTGGCGCCATCGCCATCGGCCACCCGCTGGGCGCCTCCGGCGCGCGCGTGGTCGGCCAGCTCGCCCACGAACTGCGCCGCCGCGGCGGCGGCTGGGGCCTGGCCGCCCTGTGCATCGGGGTCGGCCAGGGGATCGCCGTCGTCCTGGAGGCCTGAACCGGGTCGCACACGAGCAGACTGAGAACACGAGTACGCGGGCCGCGGCCCGGGGGCGTGTTCCGTGGATGCGCCGCGCAGCAGGGTGAGTATCCACGGAATATGCTCCAGGTCCGGGCACCGCACCGAGGGAAAGACCACCGCCATGCCCACCACACCGGACGGGACCCCGCCCGGGCTCATCGTGCCCGGCTACATCCGCGACCACGACACCCACCCGCCGCTGGACTACCCCGGCTACAAGAGCACCGCGCTGCGCCACCCCGAGCGCCCGCTCACCCTGCTCCCGCACACGCTCACCGAGATCACCTCGCCCGTCCTGGGTCAGGACCGCCTCGGCGAGCTCGACCACGACCTGACCCGACAGCACGAGGAGGAACCGCAGGGCCAGCGCATCATCCTGCACGGCCAGGTGCGCGACAGCGACGGCACCCCCGTCCCGCACACCCTGGTCGAGATCTGGCAGGCCAACGCCGCCGGGCGCTACCGCCACACCGCGGACAACTGGCCCGCCCCCCTGGACCCCCACTTCAGCGGGGTCGGACGCGTCCTCACCGACGCCGAGGGCCGCTACCGGTTCGTCACCATCCGGCCGGGCGCCTACCCCTGGAAGAACCACCGCAACGCCTGGCGGCCCGCGCACATCCACTTCTCGCTGTTCGGCCGCGCCTTCACCCAGCGGCTCGTCACGCAGATGTACTTCCCCGACGACCCGCTGTTCTTCCAGGACCCGATGTGGAACTCGGTGCCCGACCCCAAGGTGCGCGAGCGCATGCTCGCCCGGTTCGACTACGACACCACCGAACCCGAGTGGGCCCTGGCCTACCGCTGGGACATCGTGCTGCGCGGACGCGAACAGACCCCGTTCGAGTCCGACGAGGAGATCATGGAGGACGACGCTTGAGCACCCACCCCACCACGCCGTCCCAGACGGTCGGCCCCTACCTGCACATCGGCCTGCCCTGGGCCGACGGCCCCTACGCCGTCGCCGAGGGAGCACCCGGCGCGGTGTGGATCCGCGGCACCGTCTACGACGGCGCGGGCGCGGTCGTCACCGACGCCCTCATCGAGACCTGGCAGGCCGATCCGGCGGGCCGCTTCGACCACCCCGACGACCCGCGCGGCGCCACGTCCCACCCTGGTTTCCGCGCCTTCGGGCGCTGCCCCACCGACGCCTCCGGCGAGTACGGCGTCCTCACCCTCAAGCCCGGCTCAGTGCCCGGCCCCGAGGGAGACCAGGCGCCGCACATCGACGTGTCGGTGTTCGCGCGCGGCATGCTGAACCGCGTCGTGACGCGGGTGTACTTTCCGGAGGAGGAGGCGGCCAACGCCGCCGACCCCGTCCTGAACAGCATCGCCGACCCCGAGGCCCGGGCCACGCTGGTGGCCCGCCCCGCCCCGGACGGCTACCGCTTCGACGTCCGCCTCCAGGGCGACGGAGAGACCGTCTTCTTCGACATCTAGCGAGGAACCAGCATGCCCGGCCTGTTCGACGGTGTCCTCAACCACGGCCCCGTGGGTCCGCTGACCGATGACACCGCCTGGCTCCAGGCCCTGCTCGACACCGAGGCCGCGCTCGCGCGCGCCCTGGCCGACACCGGGTCGATCACTCCGGACCGGGCCGAGACGATCGCCTCCGCCTGCGCCGCGGACCGCTACGACCCCGACGCCCTGGGGCGGGCCGCCGCGGGCGGAGGCAATCCGGTCATCCCGCTGGTCAAGGAGCTCACCGCCGCCGTGCGCGAGGTCGATCCGGAGGCCGCGCGCCACGTCCACCAGGGCGCCACCAGCCAGGACGTCATGGACACCGCCGCCATGCTGGTGGCCCGCCGCGCCGGACGGGCCGTCCTGGTCGATCTGGCCGACCTCACCGCCGGGCTGCGCGACCTGGCCGCCCGCCACCGCACCACGCCCATGCCCGGGCGCACCCTGCTCCAACAGGCGCTGCCCACCACCTTCGGGGCGGTCGCCGCCGGCTGGGCCCACGGCCTGTCCGAGGCCGCCGACCGGCTCGACGCCGTGCTGCGGACCGGGCTGGCGGTCCAGCTCGGCGGCGCCGTGGGCACCCTGGCCTCCCTGGGGCCCGAGGGCCCCGCCGTGACCGCGGCCCTGGCGACCCGCCTGGACCTGCCCGAACCCGTCCTGCCCTGGCACACCGAACGCGGTCGCGTCGCCGACCTGGCCGGCGCCCTGGGGCGGGTCTGCGGCGCCGTCGGCACCAGCGCGCAGGACATCGTCCTGCTCGCCCAGACCGAGGTCGGCGAGGTGACCGAGGACGGCGGCCCCGGCGTCGGCGGGTCCTCCACGCTTCCGCACAAGCGCAACCCCGTCGCCGCCGTCAGCGCGCTGGCCGCCGCCCGCCAGGCGCCCGGACTGGTCGCCACCCTCCTGGCCGCCCAGATCCAGGAGCACCAGCGGGCGGCCGGCGCCTGGCACTCCGAGTGGCTGCCCCTGACCGACCTGCTGCGCCGCACCGGCAGCGCGGTGTCCTGGCTGCGGACCGGCGCCACGAGGCTGCGGGTGCACCCCGAGCGCATGCGCGCCAACCTCGACGCCACCGCGGGACTGGCCCTGAGCGAGCGCGTCACCACCGACCTGGCGCCGGAACTGGGCCGGCTCGACGCCCACCGGCTGGTCACCGCGGCCTGCGAGCGGACCGCGGCCACCGGCCGCCCCCTGGCCGAGGTCCTGGCCGAGCACCTGGCGGGCACCCGCACCCGCGAGCGGATCGAGACACTGCTGGACCCGGCGGGCTACCTGGGCGCCGCCGCGGAGTTCACCGACCGGGTCACCGCGGCCGGAGGCCGGCGGGGCCGGACGAGCACCGACGAAGGACGAGCATGAGCGTTGACCTGTACTACACCGAGAGCGGACCCGCCGACGCCCCGCCCCTGGTCCTGGCGGGATCCCTGGGCGCCACCGTGGACATGTGGGAGCCCCAGGCGCAGGCGCTCTCCGCGGTCTTCCGCGTGATCCGGATCGACCACCGCGGCCACGGGGGCTCACCCGTGCCCGAGGGCCCCTACTCCATGGCCGACCTGGGCGGGGACGTCGTGCGGCTGCTCGACCGGCTGGGGATCGGGCGCGCCCATGTCGCGGGGCTGTCCATCGGCGGCATGGTCGGCCAGTGGCTCGCGCTGCACGCGCCCGAGCGCGTGGACCGCCTCGCGCTGCTGGCCACCTCCGCGCACATGGGCCCCGCCCGGAACTGGCGCGACCGTGCCGACCTGGTGCGGCGCGAGGGCACCGGCGCCGTCGCCGACTCCGTGGTCGAGCGCTGGTTCACCCCCGACTACGCCAAGGCGCACCCCGCCGAGGTCGCCGTCCTGCGCGAGGGGATCGCCGCGACGGCCGCCGAGGGCTACGCGGGCTGCTGCGGCGCCATCGAGAACTGGGACGTCCGCGAGGACCTGGGGAGGATCCAGGCGCCCACCCTGGTCGTCTCCGGCGCCGACGACCCGGCGACCCCGCCGTCGGAGCACGGGGCCCTGATCGCCGAACGCGTCCCGGGCGCTCGACTGGCGGTCCTGGACGAGGCGGCCCACCTGCTCTCATGGGAACAGAGCGCCAAGGTCAACACCCTGCTGACCGCCCACTTCACCGCAGGCGACCGCGCCTCCGCGGGGATGCGGGTGCGCCGCAGTGTCCTCGGGGACGCGCACGTGGACCGCGCCGAGGCGCACAAGACGCCCTTCACCGAACCGTTCCAGGACCTCATCACCCGCTACGCCTGGGGCGAGATCTGGACCCGGCCGGGACTGGACCGCCGCACGCGCAGCTGCATGGTGCTGACCGCGCTGGTCGCGCACGGCCACTGGGCCGAGTTGGCGATGCATGTGCGCGCGGCCCTGCGCAACGGGCTGACCAGGGACGACATCGGCGAGGTGTTCCTGCAGGCCGCGATCTACTGCGGCGTCCCCGCCACCAACAAGGCCTTCGCGGTCGCCCAGGAGGTCTTCGCCGAGCACGACTGACCACCGCAGGGCCGGGGTCGGGAACGCCCGGACCCGGCCCCGGGGCGGCGGATCAGCGCCGGAAGGCGACGCCCGACAACTCCCACAGCTTGCTCTCGGCCGACTCGGGCCGGAACCGGGGGTCGGCGCCGGGCATGCGCCAGGTGGCGCAGTCCACGGCGAAGGGGCCCTCGTCGCGTCCGTCGAGCCACGGGCTGGCCATCTCCAGGCCGTCGAAGACCACGGCGGCCTCCTCGGGGCTGCGCACGCGGCCCCACGGCGTGCCGAAGGACAGGATCTTGTCGGTCATCCAGACCGCGGCGTCCGGGTCGTCGGAGACGATGTGCGAGAAGATGACGCACGAGCCCGGGGCCAGCCGGTCCATGAGTCGGCGCACCATGCCGAACGGGTCGCTGTCGTCGGGCAGGCAGTGCAGGAGCGACACCAGCATCACGCACAGCGGCCGGTCGAGGTCCAGGAGCCGGGTGGTCTCGGGGGCGCCGAGGATGCCGTCGGTGTCACGGATGTCGGCCAGCAGGAAGCTCGTCCTGACACTGTCGTCGATCAGCGCGCGGCCGTGCGAGAGCACGATGGGGTCGTGGTCGACGTAGACGACCCTGGCCTCGGGGTTGTGCCGCTGGGCCGCGTGGTGGGTGTTGTCGGCGGTGGGCAGGCCGGCGCCCAGATCGAGGAACTGGTCCACTCCCTGGGAGGCGACGTATTCGACCGCCCGCGCGAGATAGGCGCGGTTGTCATTGGCGAAGGTGACCAGTTCGGGAATACCGTTCGCGAGGGCCTCGCACGCTTTGCGATCCGCCTCGAAGTTGTCCTTTCCGCCGAGCAGGAAATCGTACATGCGTGCGATGCTGGGGGTTTCCATGTCGATGTTGGGGGGGAAGCGGTCAGCCATCGAGGGGCACCAATCCGGTCGGTCGGGCGGAGATGATCTCCAGGCGAATCGTAACCGTGTTCCACCGTTCCCATGGGCGTTTTGAGAACTCCGGTGACGGGATTTCGACGGCCATTCTCATGTCCGGGCGGGTGTGAATGCGGGGATCTCGTCGGCGAGCGTTCCCGGCGC
This genomic interval carries:
- the pcaD gene encoding 3-oxoadipate enol-lactonase; the encoded protein is MSVDLYYTESGPADAPPLVLAGSLGATVDMWEPQAQALSAVFRVIRIDHRGHGGSPVPEGPYSMADLGGDVVRLLDRLGIGRAHVAGLSIGGMVGQWLALHAPERVDRLALLATSAHMGPARNWRDRADLVRREGTGAVADSVVERWFTPDYAKAHPAEVAVLREGIAATAAEGYAGCCGAIENWDVREDLGRIQAPTLVVSGADDPATPPSEHGALIAERVPGARLAVLDEAAHLLSWEQSAKVNTLLTAHFTAGDRASAGMRVRRSVLGDAHVDRAEAHKTPFTEPFQDLITRYAWGEIWTRPGLDRRTRSCMVLTALVAHGHWAELAMHVRAALRNGLTRDDIGEVFLQAAIYCGVPATNKAFAVAQEVFAEHD
- a CDS encoding SAM-dependent methyltransferase, whose translation is MADRFPPNIDMETPSIARMYDFLLGGKDNFEADRKACEALANGIPELVTFANDNRAYLARAVEYVASQGVDQFLDLGAGLPTADNTHHAAQRHNPEARVVYVDHDPIVLSHGRALIDDSVRTSFLLADIRDTDGILGAPETTRLLDLDRPLCVMLVSLLHCLPDDSDPFGMVRRLMDRLAPGSCVIFSHIVSDDPDAAVWMTDKILSFGTPWGRVRSPEEAAVVFDGLEMASPWLDGRDEGPFAVDCATWRMPGADPRFRPESAESKLWELSGVAFRR
- the pcaH gene encoding protocatechuate 3,4-dioxygenase subunit beta, whose protein sequence is MPTTPDGTPPGLIVPGYIRDHDTHPPLDYPGYKSTALRHPERPLTLLPHTLTEITSPVLGQDRLGELDHDLTRQHEEEPQGQRIILHGQVRDSDGTPVPHTLVEIWQANAAGRYRHTADNWPAPLDPHFSGVGRVLTDAEGRYRFVTIRPGAYPWKNHRNAWRPAHIHFSLFGRAFTQRLVTQMYFPDDPLFFQDPMWNSVPDPKVRERMLARFDYDTTEPEWALAYRWDIVLRGREQTPFESDEEIMEDDA
- a CDS encoding CoA transferase subunit A, with amino-acid sequence MIVPLDEAVRELVHDGDTVALEGFTHLIPVAAGHEIIRQGLRDLTLVRMTPDIVYDQLIGAGCAAKLVFSWGGNPGVGSLHRFRDAVTSSWPVPLEIEEHSHAGMANRYVAGASGLPFAVLRGYSGTDLVAHNPNIKSIACPFTGQELAAVPALNPDVTIVHAQRADADGNVQLWGITGIQKEAALAAERVLVTVEEVVDTLDPVPGQVILPGRVVTAVSPVPGGAAPSYAHGYYERDNDAYKAWDAIGRDRAAFTAWLERLTGEASSTSPQPAGRAL
- the pcaG gene encoding protocatechuate 3,4-dioxygenase subunit alpha encodes the protein MSTHPTTPSQTVGPYLHIGLPWADGPYAVAEGAPGAVWIRGTVYDGAGAVVTDALIETWQADPAGRFDHPDDPRGATSHPGFRAFGRCPTDASGEYGVLTLKPGSVPGPEGDQAPHIDVSVFARGMLNRVVTRVYFPEEEAANAADPVLNSIADPEARATLVARPAPDGYRFDVRLQGDGETVFFDI
- a CDS encoding CoA-transferase subunit beta, coding for MTTVTWTADEIMTVTAARSLRDRMACFVGIGLPSTAANVARRTHAPGLWMIYESGTLGAVPDHLPLSIGDGILAETADTVVSVPEVFNYWLQPGRIDVGFLGAAQIDRYANINTTVIGDYDAPKVRLPGAGGAPEIAASCREVVVIMRQSTRAFVDRVDFVTSVGHGAGPGDRERLGLTGAGPTRVITDLGVMEPHPETRELVLTGVHPGVDTAAVREATGWDLKVSEDLVRTPEPTTEELAVLRELTGSA
- a CDS encoding thiolase family protein, with the translated sequence MTDAYILDAVRTPFGKFGGALSGVRPDDLAAHVLSSLADRNSADPAAYDEVYLGNANGAGEENRNVARMAALLAGLPTGLPGATVNRLCGSGLEAVVQAARTVETGDASLTLAGGVESMSRAPWVLPKPAKGFPATDATLHSTTLGWRMVNPAMPDQWTISLGESTERLAAKFGIDRAEQDAFALASHTKAARAWAEGIFDGQIVQVPGAELERDECIRATTADKLAGLKTSFRAEGTVTAGNASPLNDGAAGLVIGDRRGAEAAGLEPMARIAGRGTAGVDPDVFGIGPVQAAETALRRAGIGWGDLSVVELNEAFAAQSLACLRGWPDLDPAIVNPHGGAIAIGHPLGASGARVVGQLAHELRRRGGGWGLAALCIGVGQGIAVVLEA
- the pcaB gene encoding 3-carboxy-cis,cis-muconate cycloisomerase; amino-acid sequence: MPGLFDGVLNHGPVGPLTDDTAWLQALLDTEAALARALADTGSITPDRAETIASACAADRYDPDALGRAAAGGGNPVIPLVKELTAAVREVDPEAARHVHQGATSQDVMDTAAMLVARRAGRAVLVDLADLTAGLRDLAARHRTTPMPGRTLLQQALPTTFGAVAAGWAHGLSEAADRLDAVLRTGLAVQLGGAVGTLASLGPEGPAVTAALATRLDLPEPVLPWHTERGRVADLAGALGRVCGAVGTSAQDIVLLAQTEVGEVTEDGGPGVGGSSTLPHKRNPVAAVSALAAARQAPGLVATLLAAQIQEHQRAAGAWHSEWLPLTDLLRRTGSAVSWLRTGATRLRVHPERMRANLDATAGLALSERVTTDLAPELGRLDAHRLVTAACERTAATGRPLAEVLAEHLAGTRTRERIETLLDPAGYLGAAAEFTDRVTAAGGRRGRTSTDEGRA